The genomic interval GGACAGGTACTCGGTGAATGAATAAGATGCGCCGCATTTTTAAAAGGCAATAAGGCTTGAATCGCTCCCTCAAACGAACACCCACCGATCATAGTGCCAGGACTAAGCCGCTCACAGGTCACTTTTTTCTCTGTATCGGCATTGTGACTACAGCTGGATTCGTTGAAAAGCTCTTTAATGCTCTGATAACGCGACATTTTTCTTCCTTATTGCTTAAAGATATTCTTCAACACCAATCTCAAATTTTTGGATTTTATACCCAATTTGACGGTTGCTAATGCCCAGTTTTTTTGCCGCATGAATCTTAATGCCACTGCACTCCTTCAATACTTTAATAATCGTCTGACGTTCCAACTCCTCCAAATCTGCCTTCGTTTCAAAGACTTTGATATCGACCTGTGTCTTTGCTGGAAGCACGGAGGATAGGACATGCGCGTTTACATGTAAAGAGGGAGCGAGCAGAACAATGCGTTCCATACAGTTTTCAAGCTCACGAATATTTCCCGGCCAATTGTACGCTTTAAGCAGTGTTTCCGCATCGTTCATTAACGAGCGCTCTTTGGCATGACGCCTGCAAAATCGTTCCAAAAAGTAGCGTGAAAGCAAAATGATATCATCGCCTCGATCACGAAGAGAAGGGGAGTGAATCGGAATCACATTGAGCCTGTAAAAAAGATCTTCCCTAAAACTTCCTTGACGCACCATCTCTTTGATATCACGGTTTGTTGCCGCCACAATGCGCACATCGACTTTAATGGTCTTGGTTCCACCCAGCCTTTCAAACTCTTGTTCTTGAAGCACGCGCAACAGTTTGGCTTGAAGGTTTAAACTCAAATCGCCCACTTCATCCAAAAAAAGCGTTCCCTCATCGGCAAGCTCAAAACGCCCTTTGCGCATCTCTTTCGCATCGGTAAAAGCGCCTCTCTCGTGCCCAAACAGCTCGGTCTCCAAAAGATTTTCAGGAATGGCAGCACAGTTGAGTTTGATGTAAGGTTTTTCTTTGCGCAGGCTATAGTTATGAATCGCTTTGGCGATAAGTTCTTTGCCCGTACCCGTTTCACCGCTGATCAAGATGGTGGAGCTCGTACACGCCACCTTGCCCACAATGTCCAAAACACTCTGAATCACCGCGCTATGACCGATGATCTCATTTTGTTTGAGTATCTCTTCTTTGTAGTAGAGTTTTTCCTCTTTGAGGCGCTTTTTTTCATCATTGATCGTCTGATAAATTTGCTGTGATTGCGCCATCAAAGAGGCGGTAATCGTTAAGATGGTAACCATTTCTTCAATATCTGAGAGCGATTTTTGTGTCAAACTCACGCCCAAAACACCAAAAAGTCTGTTTTGAGAGAGTGCGGGGATAGCAAGGTAGGAAATTTCACTCTCTTTAAGACTGCAACTTTTGTTGAGAAAAAGGATGTTTTGATGAACGTTTTCTATAACAACGGGCTCTAAAAATTGCGCACATAACCCCGTAGCGCCTTCACCCACTTTATAGGTCGCTAAGAGTTCTTGCCGTTTACTGAGCCCCACAGAACTTAAGACTTCAAGTTCATTGCTCTCATCATTGAGCGCATAATAGATGCTTTTATCCATGTAAAAGTGCCGTTTAAGCAGGCTGAGTGTTGTTTCAAACGCTTTTTCGATGCCAAGCTCACTGCCTTTGAGTGCGACGGAGATTTCGTATAAAACCCGAAGCTCTTGATAACGTGGGCAATCTTTGATGGGGCTGATGCAAATTGTATCCACAGGCGCTCTCCTCAGTTTTGATGAATGGCAATGTATCGTAGTATAATTTATTATACTACGATAGTATACTGCTTAGCTGGAGGAAGATGAATCACAAAAGTGCCTCTTTATTAAACAATTCACTCTCTTGCGCAATGTTTTCTTTTGCACTGAGCTCATAAGGTTCTATTTTAAAGACAGAGACCGCTTTGCCATCGTGCGTGGAGCGATACTTTTCGATCAAACTTCCCGAGAGTTGGTGCTTGTAGTAGTGTGGCGTGTATTTATCCAACAATTTTTGAAGTACTAAAGCGGACTCTTCGGCGTCCATTACTTTCTCAGCCACACCAAAAATGATCACACTGCGATACGCCGTATCGGCATGACAGGGAACGGGATCGACAACGGTGCCGTATTCATGGAAGAGGGTAAAGCAGACGGAGGGTTTTTGAAGCAAAATACTCTCTTTTTTACCGCTTCCCATACCATGGAAATAAACCGCGCCCTTGTACCACACGTAATTCACAGGCGTGGCGTAAGGCATGTTTTGCTCATCCACCATCGCTACAATGCCCACACGCGTCTCGTTTAAAAAGGCTTTAATAATCGCTTCATCGGTACAGATTCTTTTGGTATAACGAATTGTGTGCATATTTTCTCCTCATAATGAAGGGATTTTAGCTTTACATGTAAAGAAAAAACCCCTCAGTTTTTCTACCAAACGTTGAGTAACCACTCTTTGTTTCGTTTGTATTCCATATCACGAAAGAGCGTATTGGCGATCTCTTCCGCAAGCCAAATCGCCCCTGCATAGCCTACAACTGGGTGACGGTAAAGACCGGCTCGATCAAACGTTGGAAAGCCCACGCGCACCATCGGAATGTTATTGTCAATCGCGGTAAATCTGCCTTTGGAGTGCCCCATAATAAGATCAAGCTTTAAGCCCTTGTTTTTAATGCGATCTTCAAGCTCCCAAAGGTCGGCATTGGTGATGATCTCCATATCAAAGTCCACTTTGGATTGAAGATTTTTGATGCGCGCATCTTTTTTATAGCCCGAGTTGTCATCTCCCAAAAGAAGGAGTACGGGTTTCATCTCCATATCGATGCAAAACTCCGCCAAACCGATCACAAGATCAGCATTGCCGTAAATTGCCACACGTTTGTCCGCTAAGAACATATGTGCAAGATCGGTAATCGCATCTAAGGCAATACCGCGCTCTTTGACCAATGCCGCAGGAATAGGCTTGCCCGTCATCTCTTTAAGGTGTTGCAAAAAGGTATCGGTGTTGCGAATCCCAATAGGCGTTGGCCCTATGATTGAAGGTACTTGAAAATTTTTCTCCAAGTATTTCGCCGCTTTTCCCCCTTCATAACGATTGAGTGCAATTGTTCCAATGGCATCACCCGTGCTGATCATATCTTCAACCGTCGTATCACCATGAGAAACTTCGCATTGACCACTTGGCATAAGCGGTGAATCGAAGCTTTCAATTTCAAACAGAACCGTCGCATCAATCTCCATCATTTTCAAAAGATGTTTAAGGGCTGTTACATCGCCCGGATTGACCCAACCGGTGATCAGATTGATCTTGCCATTGGGCGTTCCACTTTTTTGTGCAAAGGCTTTGAGCATTGATTCGACTGCAACATCGTAACCACTGACCATACTGCCTTTGAAACTCGGTGTATGTACAGGAACGAGATGCACTTCGCGCCCTTCGTATTTATCTTTTAAAAGCCCATTGTTAAGCTTGGTGATAACACCTTCGATATCATCGCCAATAATTTCCGTTGAGCAAGTCGTAATGATCGGAATGACTTTGATGTCTGGGTAGCGCATTAAGAGGACATCGACTGCCGTTTCAACCCTTCCCGTTGCTCCAAAAACAGCGCTGTCTTCATGTAACGACGAAGAGGCGATGTCAAAGTTATCTTTAAAATGTTGTGCAAAAAGCATCCGCACAAACATAACGCACCCTTGTCCACCGTGAACAATGGCGATACAATCTTTGATGCCAATACTCACGTACTGTGCGCCACACGGCTGACATGTAAAGATCGGGTTAATAATACCCGTACGATCTTTTGCTCTGAGTTCACATGACATGGTTTATCCTTTTTTAGTATCGTGCAACTGTCAGCTCTTTATTGAGCGAACCGCTAATCGTGACGTAGTCAATACGTTCTTTAAGCTTCTCTATCAGCACCTTGATACTCTCTTTATCCATTTCCGCAAACCAAGAAAAACGCGCTCTAAAGGCTTCAGTCAACGAGAGGGCATCAACCCAATAACAACGATCTTCGGGTGTCTCTTTCGCCACTTCTTCATCGCATAAAAGTTGCTTTGTTTTACTCAAAACCCCTTCGTTTTGCCTCTCTCTATCCCACGATCTTGAGTGAAACTGCCAAAGGCAATGTTTCATAATATAATCTTCCATCTGCATGATTCGAGCACTTTGTGTCGATTGTATTTGCATATTTACTTTTTCATCGCTCATTGGTTTCTCCTTTAAACCGCTGCTTGCTCGTGATTACGAGACAATTCGGGGTCATACACTTTACCTCGAAGTTTCGTCACACAATCAAAATCACCCGTGTACGGTCTCTCTCCCTCCACATTCGCTTCTTCTGGTATCAATTTTACATCGGAGATCATTTTGCGTGTCATAAAGCCTTTATCCGTCGCAATCGGGTCTCTGCTGATGTCAATGCCTGAGAGCTGATGAATCGGAGAGAACGCAGCATTGTAAATATCACGCGCAAAGCGAACCCACCCCTCATACCCTTTGTACGGTCCATTATGATAGGCGTGGGCATTGAGGTATTGAACCCGACGTTTTTTAGCCACTTCTCCAGGGCGCATACCCGTGAAGATGACATCGGGTTTGAGCTTATCCATCGCTTCGATGCCTTCAAGCTCGTTCGGATCATCAATGGCAAGTGTGCCGGGTTGGGCTCGTGCTACGCCTTTTTCCATATCACCTTGGTGCCCAAATTTGGTGTACAAGGAGACAACTTCAACGCCCATCTCTTCATGAATCACATTCGCCCAATGCCACAGTTTTGACCCTCCAGGCCACAAACATACTTTGACACCCGTCAGACGTTTTTTGTACCAATCAAGCTCAGGCTTCCAACGTGCGGTCTCTTCATCAATAATCGCTTGTGCGCGATCTTCAAGTCCAAAGAAGCGTGCTACTTTCATCAATGAATCGGAAAGTGGCTCAAACCCAAATCCATCGATATCAAGTCGTGGAATACCATACTTTACGCGAAGTTCGTTGCAGATATACTCAGCCGAACGTGCGCACTCAAGGACATTTAAATGCGCTCCGTGCATGCTTCTAAGCTCATCATACGATCCATTGCCCGTAAAGCTTGAGAGCACTTGAATGCCCATGCGTTTGAAGTAGTCGCACATGATTTCACAATCGCCTTGAATGTTATAATCACCGACGTAGTTGATGACATAATCACTCGTAATTTTGGGCTCAACGGTTCCTACTTTTTCATGAATCCACGCAATGTTGATCTTATGATGCCCGCCTGATTGGCTAGGACCCGCAAAACCTGGCGAGTTACAGACAAAAATGTCTTTATCAGGCATCTCTTTGAGCACATCTCGTGCGATCGCTTCCATATCGTCCCCAATCAACGCTGACGCGCAGGTTTGATACACGGTCATACGGTTGATCGTCGGGTGCGCTTTGAAGGCTTCGATAATGTTCTTTTTGAGCAAATCGCCGCCACCAAAAACGACATGAGACTCTTTCATATCAGTGGCATAGGTGTATTTGAGCTGAAAGTTGTCGTTGTCGCTGATGTAACGTTTGGTGTGCCATGTATCATACGTACATCCCACAGGGCCATGACTCATATGAATCGCATCTTTCATAGGAGTGCCAATAACGTGTTTGGCGCCACAATAAGCACATCCTCGCTCCGAAATGGTTCCGGGGATGGTCAGAAGATGTCCTTCTGGAAGACATGAGGTCAAATCCTCGCCTTCACCTTTCACAACCGCATGTGACTTTCGCTCCGGAATGCAGGAACTGCATTCAAATTCATGATGTGGCATAGCTGGTTTCTCCTTTTTAATGTAGTCAATCATCCCCACACCAACTGCACGGAGTATTCCTGAGATTTAAAAAGGATAAAAGTGCCTATTGAAGGGCTTTTGAAAAACTTATGGAAAAAAGGAGGAGGGCTATTTTGACAAAATTGTAAGGGTAGGTATGTACAAAACAGTGAAAATGTAAAGCTTACATGTAAAAGAGTTTGGGAAGTAAAAAGGGGAGAGAAGAGTAAACGCGTTTAAAAAAGTTTACTCTTTAACGGATTCTAAATAGCATTTATAAATGGCTTCAAGTTCGTCATCTTTGATTTTGAGATCTTTGTTGGTGGTTAAGACCGCTTCTTCTAAAATCTTGATGCGTTTGAACATATAGATGAAAAGCTCTTTGTTGATGTCGGGGATTTTGTTGTGTGCCATAGGGTTTTTGTCGCGCCCTTTATCAATGATACGAGCAGGCAAACCCACCGCTGTTGAGTCATCGGGGATGCTTTTGACCACAACGGAATTAGAACCAATACGGCAGTTTTCACCGATGGTAATATCGCCTAAGATTTTAGCACCTGAGCCAATAACCGTATGATTGCCAATGGTTGGATGACGTTTAACGCCACGCTCTAGACTCACACCACCAAGTGTAACGCCTTGATAAATCAAAACATCATCACCCACAATCGCCGTCTCACCGATGACGACACCAAACGCATGATCGATAAAGACACGGCGACCAATGGTGCACGCAGGGTGAATGTCAGTGTTAGTGATAATCTGCGAAATGCCCATGAGTGCGCGCGCAAGCGTTTTAAAACCCTTTACATGTAACGCATGCGCAATGCGGTAATTAGCCAAAGCCCAAACCCCTGGGTAGTTAAAAAAAAGCTCTACTTTCGAGTTGATAGCGGGGTCATGCAGAATCGGTTGGGAAAAATCTTCTTTAATTTTTTCCCACAAGGAGACAGAGTTCATTGCGAATTATCCTCATTGTTAATCGTTTTAAGATAGCCGTTGTCATTTAAGAAGAGGTAAATCTCACCTAAAATGTGTTTTTTCTCTTTTTCACTGATGATGTCAGACGCCTCAATGCGATCATTAAGATTTTCTTGAACCTCTTTAATGTCGTAATCAAGATCTTCTAAAATATCACTAATGCTTTGCGATTCCAAGATATTTTCAATCGCATAGCCATCGTCGTCGATAATAATAGTAGCCTCAGTTGGATGAGTAAAGAGGTTGTGTTTCATACCCAATACTTCTTGATAAGCCCCCACTAAGAAAAAGCCTAAGAAATAGTCACGGTTTTTAATGTCAACATCGTGCAAGAAAAGTGGTGTTTCGGTGTTAAAACCTATCTCGCCATCGCTATCGCACGTGATGTCCCACAAAGAGGCTGAACGTGTTGGGACTTCATCCAAACGATCCAAAGGCATAACAGGAAACGTTTGACCAATACCCCAAAAATCAGGCAAACTCTGGAAGAGTGAGAAGTTAACCAAGTAGCGCTCTTGCACACGATCTTGAATGTCTAGTATCTCACTGAGTTTTTTATCGGCAACCAAACCGACCGCTTTTTTGATGATCAGATTAACCAAAATCTCCGTATTGGAGCGATCTTGAAGGTCAATATACCCCAAATCAAATAGGGTCAATAATGACTCCATGTGATCGATACTATCGTGTAAAAATTCAAGCGCATTTTTACGGTTCATCGTACCTAAAAGATCGTACAGTTCTTGCACAAGAGGAGGATTGATCTCTTTGGGTCTGAGTTTTTGATCGGTGTACTCTTGCGAGAAGAGCTCCAAAACAGGCGCAATAAGTACGGCATGGTGAGCGGCGACAAAACGTCCTGATTCGATGAAAATGTCAGGTTCATGAACCCCTTTTTGGGTTGCAATATCTTTGAGCAGATAGACAACATCGTTGGCATACTCGCTTAAGGTATAGTTTTTATGTAACGTTGTTTTATGTTGAGAGTATTCAACCGCCAAACCGCCGCCTAGATTGATCGCTCGAAGATGGGTTGCACCCATGCGACAGAGTTCGGCGTAAATATTCCCCGCTTCCCTAAGTGCTTTTTTCAAAGGAGCAATGTCGGTAATTTGCGATCCGATATGAAAATGAATCATCGTAAATTTTTCAAGCAAATTGGCATCACGAAGCATATTAACCGCTTCTAAAAGCTCGGTAGAAGTCAAACCAAACTTGGAGTTAATGCCGCCACTCTTCGCCCAAATACCAATGCCTGAGCTATGAAGACGAATGCGCAAACCAATATTAGGCACACATCCAAAACGATCTTTAGCAATAGAGATAATACTCTCAAGCTCATTCAGCCCTTCAATCGTAAGCGTGATGTTATGACCCATCTCTGCGGCAATAAACCCTAACGAGATCATTTCATTGTCTTTAAAACCATTCACGGTGATCGGAGCATCTGGATTGTTGTACGCCATTGCTAAAATCAGCTCTGCTTTACTACCAGCTTCTAGCCCATAATGATATTTTTGCCCTAAAGTGACAAGGTTTTTGACAAAATTGGGAAATTGATTGACCTTAAGAGGGTAGACCGCACTAAAATTGCCTTCGTATCCAAACTCTTTTTTTGCATCAGCAAAACTTTTGTAAATCATACGGATCTGTTTTTGAATCAGATGTGGAAATCGAAGTAAAATAGGACCACGGATACCATCTTTGCGTATCTCTTGAATGATCTCTATCAAAGAAGGCTCACAGCCTGTGTTCACTTTTACCTTACCGTCTTCGATAAAAAAGTTATCGTTTCCCCATGTTTTGATTCCGTAGTCCAATGTTTTGCTCCTTAAAAATGTGCCATATTGATAATTTTTTCTTCTTTACTCTCAAGATCTTTCACCCAAACACTCTGCTTCGCAAGCTCGTCTTCACCAATACATACACAAAATTTTACATATAATTTATCGGCGATTTTAAGATGATTTTTAAGTGATTTTGACTCATACGAGGTCAAAACTTTCTCCGTTTTGCGTTTTTCATCAACTAACTTAAAGACGATCTCTTTCGCCTCATCGCAAAGTGCAGCGATGTAGTAGCCCTCACGTCCAGTTTCAGGCATCTTGACCAGTTCCATCAAACGCTCGATGCCCATTGCAAAGCCAACAGCAGGCGTTGCCTTACCATCTAAAAACTCCACCAAACGATCGTATCTGCCACCGCCAGCGATAGCACTTTGCGCCCCAATTTCATTGCTTACAAATTCAAACGCCGTTTTGGAGTAATAATCAAGCCCACGAACCAGCTTTGGATTGACCATGTAAGCAACGCCAAATTGGTCTAAAATTGACTTTAATGTTGCAAAATCATCTTTACATGTAACGCATAAATGATCAATTATAAGTGGTGCATCCGCAAGCAAAACTTTACAGTGTTCGTTTTTACAATCCAGCACGCGAATCGGATTGGTCAGTTTTCGTCTTTCACAATCTTCGCATAAACCCTCACGCGTCTCTAAAAATTGAACCAGTGTTGTGCGGTACTGAGGCATACACGAAGGGCAGCCCAAAGAGTTGATTTCCAGTGTAAACCCAATGCCAAGCGCTTCAAACATCGCTTTAAGCATCAAGATAATCGTTGCATCTTCTCTGACATCGCTTTCGCCAAAACTCTCCGCACCAAATTGGTGAAATTGTCTCAAGCGACCTTTTTGAGGCCTTTCATAGCGAAACATCGGTCCATGGTAAAAGAAGCGTCGTTTTTCACCCGCTTTGTCGTATTTTTGCTGAATAAACGCTCGTACAACTCCTGCCGTACCTTCAGGGCGCAAGCAGACGTCGTTTTCACCTTTGTCGATGAACTGATACATCTCTTTACCGACAATATCACTGCTCTCACCCACACTGCGTTTAAAAAGTGCGGTCTCTTCTAAAATAGGCGTCTCGACAAACGAAAAGCCATACTGCTCCGCAATGCGTGAACAGGTTTTAATCATATAAAGATATATTTCACTGTGTGGCGAGAGGGTATCTTTCATTCCACGTAAAGCATTAATCATTTAAAAAATCCTCAATCTGTTTATAAATCATCTCAATTTCGTGTGAAGCATCGACTTCCAAGACCTGAATCGGCAAGGTTTTAACAACGCGACGCATTATATCTTGAATCCGTAACAAATAGCTTACACCGCGCTCTTCAATGGCATCGTGCTCTTTTGCGCCCATGCGTTCACTCATCAGTGTCTTATTTGTGAGAAAAAGTACGATTTTTTCAGGGTAAGACTCTTGTAGGGCTAAGCGGTTCATCGCAAGCAATAACTCGCCATCCACCTCTGCATGATTGGCACACGCATACGCAATCCCCGATAAAAAGCCACGATCGCTGATGACCAAGCGCTCATTGCGCGCAGGTTTGACAACACGGTCGTAATGCAAAGCCCGATCAGCTAAAAACAAAAAAAGCTCTGCGTTAAAAGAGCTTTTCAGCGCTCCACCCAATAACATTTCACGAAATTTCAAGCCTGTGGGCGTTCCACCGGGCTCTTTGGTCGCTAAGACTGTTTTATAACGCTCAGCAAACAGTGCCACTTGGGTACTTTTACCCGTTGTATCAATGCCTTCGAAAATCACATACATG from Sulfurospirillum multivorans DSM 12446 carries:
- a CDS encoding sigma-54-dependent Fis family transcriptional regulator, with protein sequence MDTICISPIKDCPRYQELRVLYEISVALKGSELGIEKAFETTLSLLKRHFYMDKSIYYALNDESNELEVLSSVGLSKRQELLATYKVGEGATGLCAQFLEPVVIENVHQNILFLNKSCSLKESEISYLAIPALSQNRLFGVLGVSLTQKSLSDIEEMVTILTITASLMAQSQQIYQTINDEKKRLKEEKLYYKEEILKQNEIIGHSAVIQSVLDIVGKVACTSSTILISGETGTGKELIAKAIHNYSLRKEKPYIKLNCAAIPENLLETELFGHERGAFTDAKEMRKGRFELADEGTLFLDEVGDLSLNLQAKLLRVLQEQEFERLGGTKTIKVDVRIVAATNRDIKEMVRQGSFREDLFYRLNVIPIHSPSLRDRGDDIILLSRYFLERFCRRHAKERSLMNDAETLLKAYNWPGNIRELENCMERIVLLAPSLHVNAHVLSSVLPAKTQVDIKVFETKADLEELERQTIIKVLKECSGIKIHAAKKLGISNRQIGYKIQKFEIGVEEYL
- a CDS encoding pyridoxamine 5'-phosphate oxidase family protein — its product is MHTIRYTKRICTDEAIIKAFLNETRVGIVAMVDEQNMPYATPVNYVWYKGAVYFHGMGSGKKESILLQKPSVCFTLFHEYGTVVDPVPCHADTAYRSVIIFGVAEKVMDAEESALVLQKLLDKYTPHYYKHQLSGSLIEKYRSTHDGKAVSVFKIEPYELSAKENIAQESELFNKEALL
- the anfK gene encoding Fe-only nitrogenase subunit beta; the encoded protein is MSCELRAKDRTGIINPIFTCQPCGAQYVSIGIKDCIAIVHGGQGCVMFVRMLFAQHFKDNFDIASSSLHEDSAVFGATGRVETAVDVLLMRYPDIKVIPIITTCSTEIIGDDIEGVITKLNNGLLKDKYEGREVHLVPVHTPSFKGSMVSGYDVAVESMLKAFAQKSGTPNGKINLITGWVNPGDVTALKHLLKMMEIDATVLFEIESFDSPLMPSGQCEVSHGDTTVEDMISTGDAIGTIALNRYEGGKAAKYLEKNFQVPSIIGPTPIGIRNTDTFLQHLKEMTGKPIPAALVKERGIALDAITDLAHMFLADKRVAIYGNADLVIGLAEFCIDMEMKPVLLLLGDDNSGYKKDARIKNLQSKVDFDMEIITNADLWELEDRIKNKGLKLDLIMGHSKGRFTAIDNNIPMVRVGFPTFDRAGLYRHPVVGYAGAIWLAEEIANTLFRDMEYKRNKEWLLNVW
- the anfG gene encoding Fe-only nitrogenase subunit delta, which gives rise to MSDEKVNMQIQSTQSARIMQMEDYIMKHCLWQFHSRSWDRERQNEGVLSKTKQLLCDEEVAKETPEDRCYWVDALSLTEAFRARFSWFAEMDKESIKVLIEKLKERIDYVTISGSLNKELTVARY
- the anfD gene encoding nitrogenase iron-iron protein, alpha chain translates to MPHHEFECSSCIPERKSHAVVKGEGEDLTSCLPEGHLLTIPGTISERGCAYCGAKHVIGTPMKDAIHMSHGPVGCTYDTWHTKRYISDNDNFQLKYTYATDMKESHVVFGGGDLLKKNIIEAFKAHPTINRMTVYQTCASALIGDDMEAIARDVLKEMPDKDIFVCNSPGFAGPSQSGGHHKINIAWIHEKVGTVEPKITSDYVINYVGDYNIQGDCEIMCDYFKRMGIQVLSSFTGNGSYDELRSMHGAHLNVLECARSAEYICNELRVKYGIPRLDIDGFGFEPLSDSLMKVARFFGLEDRAQAIIDEETARWKPELDWYKKRLTGVKVCLWPGGSKLWHWANVIHEEMGVEVVSLYTKFGHQGDMEKGVARAQPGTLAIDDPNELEGIEAMDKLKPDVIFTGMRPGEVAKKRRVQYLNAHAYHNGPYKGYEGWVRFARDIYNAAFSPIHQLSGIDISRDPIATDKGFMTRKMISDVKLIPEEANVEGERPYTGDFDCVTKLRGKVYDPELSRNHEQAAV
- the cysE gene encoding serine O-acetyltransferase, with amino-acid sequence MNSVSLWEKIKEDFSQPILHDPAINSKVELFFNYPGVWALANYRIAHALHVKGFKTLARALMGISQIITNTDIHPACTIGRRVFIDHAFGVVIGETAIVGDDVLIYQGVTLGGVSLERGVKRHPTIGNHTVIGSGAKILGDITIGENCRIGSNSVVVKSIPDDSTAVGLPARIIDKGRDKNPMAHNKIPDINKELFIYMFKRIKILEEAVLTTNKDLKIKDDELEAIYKCYLESVKE
- the speA gene encoding biosynthetic arginine decarboxylase — protein: MDYGIKTWGNDNFFIEDGKVKVNTGCEPSLIEIIQEIRKDGIRGPILLRFPHLIQKQIRMIYKSFADAKKEFGYEGNFSAVYPLKVNQFPNFVKNLVTLGQKYHYGLEAGSKAELILAMAYNNPDAPITVNGFKDNEMISLGFIAAEMGHNITLTIEGLNELESIISIAKDRFGCVPNIGLRIRLHSSGIGIWAKSGGINSKFGLTSTELLEAVNMLRDANLLEKFTMIHFHIGSQITDIAPLKKALREAGNIYAELCRMGATHLRAINLGGGLAVEYSQHKTTLHKNYTLSEYANDVVYLLKDIATQKGVHEPDIFIESGRFVAAHHAVLIAPVLELFSQEYTDQKLRPKEINPPLVQELYDLLGTMNRKNALEFLHDSIDHMESLLTLFDLGYIDLQDRSNTEILVNLIIKKAVGLVADKKLSEILDIQDRVQERYLVNFSLFQSLPDFWGIGQTFPVMPLDRLDEVPTRSASLWDITCDSDGEIGFNTETPLFLHDVDIKNRDYFLGFFLVGAYQEVLGMKHNLFTHPTEATIIIDDDGYAIENILESQSISDILEDLDYDIKEVQENLNDRIEASDIISEKEKKHILGEIYLFLNDNGYLKTINNEDNSQ
- the hisS gene encoding histidine--tRNA ligase; translation: MINALRGMKDTLSPHSEIYLYMIKTCSRIAEQYGFSFVETPILEETALFKRSVGESSDIVGKEMYQFIDKGENDVCLRPEGTAGVVRAFIQQKYDKAGEKRRFFYHGPMFRYERPQKGRLRQFHQFGAESFGESDVREDATIILMLKAMFEALGIGFTLEINSLGCPSCMPQYRTTLVQFLETREGLCEDCERRKLTNPIRVLDCKNEHCKVLLADAPLIIDHLCVTCKDDFATLKSILDQFGVAYMVNPKLVRGLDYYSKTAFEFVSNEIGAQSAIAGGGRYDRLVEFLDGKATPAVGFAMGIERLMELVKMPETGREGYYIAALCDEAKEIVFKLVDEKRKTEKVLTSYESKSLKNHLKIADKLYVKFCVCIGEDELAKQSVWVKDLESKEEKIINMAHF
- the tmk gene encoding dTMP kinase, with the protein product MYVIFEGIDTTGKSTQVALFAERYKTVLATKEPGGTPTGLKFREMLLGGALKSSFNAELFLFLADRALHYDRVVKPARNERLVISDRGFLSGIAYACANHAEVDGELLLAMNRLALQESYPEKIVLFLTNKTLMSERMGAKEHDAIEERGVSYLLRIQDIMRRVVKTLPIQVLEVDASHEIEMIYKQIEDFLND